The following coding sequences are from one Onychomys torridus chromosome 16, mOncTor1.1, whole genome shotgun sequence window:
- the Lynx1 gene encoding ly-6/neurotoxin-like protein 1 — MTPLLPVFLVVLVGLPVAQALECHVCAYNGENCFKPMRCPAMATYCMTTRTYFTPYRMKVRKSCVPSCFETVYDGYSKHASATSCCQYYLCNGAGFATPVSLALVPVLLATFWSLL, encoded by the exons ATGACACCCCTGCTCCCAGTGTTCCTGGTGGTTCTGGTGGGCCTGCCTGTGG CCCAGGCTCTGGAGTGCCACGTGTGTGCCTACAATGGAGAAAACTGCTTCAAACCCATGCGATGCCCAGCCATGGCCACCTACTGCATGACCACACGTACTT ACTTCACCCCATACCGGATGAAAGTGAGGAAGTCGTGTGTACCCAGCTGCTTTGAGACTGTGTATGATGGATACTCCAAGCATGCCTCTGCCACCTCCTGTTGCCAGTACTATCTCTGCAATGGGGCTGGCTTTGCTACACCAGTGAGCTTGGCCCTGGTTCCGGTACTCCTGGCCACCTTCTGGAGCTTGCTGTAA